One Ensifer adhaerens genomic region harbors:
- a CDS encoding Rieske 2Fe-2S domain-containing protein, with product MSAVIDKAQALDDLLATAVEDDHEAGTFRCRRDIFTNEDLFELEMKHIFESNWVYLAHESQIPENNDYYTTYIGRQPVVVTRDKTGELHAVINACAHRGAMLCRRKHGNKGSFTCSFHGWTFSNTGKLLKVKDEKTTQYPPQFAKDGSHDLKRVARFESYRGFLFGSLNPDVTSLEDYLGETKVIIDQIVDQAPDGLEVLRGNSSYIYDGNWKLQMENGCDGYHVSSVHWNYAATMGRRNEEGTKAVDASSWSRSIAGVYGFDNGHILLWTNTMNPEVRPIYSHREEIKARVGEVQADFIVNQTRNLCLYPNVFLMDQFSTQIRVTRPISVDKTEISIFCFAPKGENAADRTLRIRQYEDFFNVSGMGTADDLEEFRACQQGYAGITALWNDLSRGAPLWIDGPDENARRMGIAPLLSGERSEDEGLFVRQHEYWAKVMRTALASEKQGAVA from the coding sequence ATGTCCGCCGTTATCGACAAAGCCCAAGCCCTCGACGACCTGCTCGCCACCGCGGTCGAGGACGATCATGAGGCCGGCACGTTCCGCTGCCGCCGCGACATCTTCACCAACGAAGACCTCTTCGAGCTGGAGATGAAGCACATCTTCGAGAGCAACTGGGTCTATCTCGCCCACGAGAGCCAGATCCCCGAGAACAACGACTATTACACCACCTATATCGGCCGGCAGCCGGTTGTCGTCACCCGTGACAAGACGGGCGAACTGCACGCCGTCATCAATGCCTGTGCCCATCGCGGCGCCATGCTCTGCCGGCGCAAGCACGGCAACAAGGGCAGCTTCACCTGTTCCTTCCACGGCTGGACCTTCTCCAACACCGGCAAGCTCCTGAAGGTGAAGGACGAGAAGACGACGCAGTATCCGCCGCAGTTTGCCAAAGACGGTTCGCACGACCTGAAGCGCGTTGCCCGTTTCGAGAGCTATCGCGGCTTCCTGTTCGGCAGCCTCAATCCTGATGTCACCTCGCTCGAGGACTATCTCGGCGAAACGAAAGTCATCATCGACCAGATCGTCGACCAGGCGCCTGACGGTCTCGAGGTACTGCGCGGCAATTCCTCCTATATCTACGACGGAAACTGGAAGCTGCAGATGGAGAACGGCTGCGACGGCTATCACGTCAGCTCCGTTCACTGGAACTATGCCGCCACTATGGGCCGGCGCAACGAGGAGGGCACAAAGGCGGTCGATGCCTCGAGCTGGAGCCGCTCGATAGCCGGCGTCTACGGTTTCGACAACGGCCACATCCTGCTCTGGACCAACACCATGAACCCGGAGGTCCGGCCGATCTACAGCCACCGCGAGGAGATCAAGGCGCGCGTCGGCGAGGTGCAGGCGGATTTCATCGTCAACCAGACCCGCAATCTCTGCCTCTATCCGAACGTCTTCCTGATGGACCAGTTCAGCACGCAGATCCGCGTCACCCGTCCGATCAGCGTCGACAAGACCGAGATCAGCATCTTCTGCTTCGCGCCGAAGGGTGAAAATGCGGCCGATCGCACGCTGCGCATCCGCCAATACGAAGATTTCTTCAATGTCTCCGGCATGGGCACGGCCGACGATCTCGAGGAGTTCCGCGCCTGCCAGCAGGGTTACGCCGGCATCACCGCGCTCTGGAACGATCTCTCTCGCGGTGCGCCGCTCTGGATCGACGGTCCGGATGAGAACGCCAGGCGCATGGGCATCGCACCGCTGCTCTCGGGCGAGCGCAGCGAAGACGAAGGCCTCTTTGTCCGCCAGCACGAATATTGGGCGAAGGTGATGCGCACAGCACTTGCCTCCGAAAAGCAGGGAGCGGTCGCATGA
- the benB gene encoding benzoate 1,2-dioxygenase small subunit — protein MTISYDTACAFLYREARLLDDRQWDEWLTCYAPDVSYWMPAWDDDDQLTEDPQSQISLIYYPSRDGLEDRVFRIKTERSGASTPEPRTSHNVTNVELVADRGEEADFRYNFHTLNHRYKVTDHFFGTMFVTLRKSGSELLISRKKIVLKNDYIRQVIDVYHI, from the coding sequence ATGACGATCTCCTATGACACCGCCTGCGCCTTCCTCTATCGCGAAGCGCGCCTGCTCGACGACCGGCAATGGGACGAATGGCTGACCTGCTATGCGCCGGACGTCAGCTACTGGATGCCGGCCTGGGACGACGACGATCAGTTGACCGAAGATCCGCAGTCGCAGATCTCGCTGATCTATTACCCGAGCCGCGATGGCCTGGAAGATCGCGTCTTTCGCATCAAGACCGAACGCTCTGGAGCGTCCACGCCGGAGCCGCGCACAAGCCACAACGTCACCAATGTCGAGCTTGTGGCCGATCGCGGCGAGGAGGCGGACTTCCGCTACAACTTCCACACGCTCAACCACCGCTACAAGGTCACCGACCACTTCTTCGGGACCATGTTCGTCACGCTCCGCAAGAGCGGCAGTGAACTGCTGATCTCACGGAAGAAGATCGTGTTGAAGAACGACTACATCCGCCAGGTCATCGACGTCTACCACATCTGA